The following proteins come from a genomic window of Alnus glutinosa chromosome 10, dhAlnGlut1.1, whole genome shotgun sequence:
- the LOC133879519 gene encoding uncharacterized protein LOC133879519, which translates to MQTTTGPTTRSRSQHGRPPPSNLLRSSKRASKGEVIMEDRTRNFNEIRDQSESTMIKSSTSSSVANVPNTDYPRDWLIEAVNIINTLAKEMALPTRAHLKACEALMGKMGKNVAKVFVHMTDACRKDWLMDFLSPNFD; encoded by the coding sequence CATGGACGACCTCCGCCTAGCAACTTACTAAGGTCGAGCAAGCGGGCGTCCAAAGGTGAAGTGATTATGGAAGATCGGACCAGAAATTTCAATGAGATAAGGGACCAATCGGAGAGTACGATGATCAAAAGCTCGACATCCAGTTCTGTGGCAAACGTACCCAACACTGACTATCCTCGAGATTGGCTCATCGAGGCAGTCAATATAATAAACACACTAGCTAAAGAGATGGCTTTGCCTACACGTGCGCACCTTAAAGCGTGTGAAGCCTTGATGGGGAAGATGGGGAAGAATGTGGCGAAGGTGTTCGTCCACATGACCGATGCTTGTCGGAAAGACTGGCTGATGGATTTCCTTTCTCCCAACTTCGATTGA